The Musa acuminata AAA Group cultivar baxijiao chromosome BXJ3-6, Cavendish_Baxijiao_AAA, whole genome shotgun sequence region TCATACTAACCGGTGTTTACTGGACCGAACATGAACCAAACACCGGACCGAACATGAACCTCTTCGCAAACCTTCATCATCTTAACAGAAGAATGAGACCAAACAAAGAACAACCATGTCACATGGCTATCTTAACCTTTTTGATGGGGTCTTACATACCAAAGAAACGATTTTATTTCAACAGAACCATAAACTTGCAATTACTAAGCCAAGCATCACTTTTGAAACACAAAATATACATCATAATTTCCACATAAAGAAAATGTATCCATTACAAGTGTTTTTGACCATAAGGACTAAAACATCACTCAGCATGATGAACTTCAAAAGCACGTCTTAAAACATTAGTCTTATAATGGAAACATCAACACTACTATAGTTTTGGGGCATTCTCACTTAGGATGTAGCAGGCTTGTAAGATGGATTGAAAACCACTTGTTCGGCACAATCCAGATTATCTCCAGAAAATTGGCGCCCTATTCCCATGAGATCCAGGTAATATTGATAGTGAGATATTATGTTGTTCATGGGATCAATATATCCCTGGCCACAAATAATATCTCCATACAGAATATTCATGGTAAGCCCAAAGCCAGGCAACCTTTTCGACAAGGTGTCATTCTTGGTGGGCTTCCAGTTTCCAACGAAAACATCATGAGCTGAAGGCTGCTTTTTCTTCATTGGTGTCATCCACCTCCAGATGGCAGCTTGGAAAGCCAGGGTAGCATTCTGCTCTAGGTATTCTGGATGGTTCAACAGATCTACCTTCAAAGCTTCACCAATAAGCCCATAATTGTAGTTCCTAGAAGTCATCAATTTAACCAGCAGCACTTAATTAATTTCAACCAAATGATAAGATTAATTATTTTGTTCTATCCTTGCACCTGGTGCATACTAGAAATGCAAGATGACAAATACCATTGACATACCAGTACACAGGCAGAGCACCACGTCCATAGTATTGAACTCCTTCGGTGCAGGGATAAAGGTAGTTTGGATCGCAGTAGTCTTGGCTTGGGCTCATCTCATGGTTATAGCACAATCCCCATGCAAATGGGCCACCAGTCGCAACACCATAACCACCTGCGATAAAGATCATCGGcagattatatacatatatatgtatacatgtctaTGAGAAAACAAGTTAGGCAGCCATGACAATCATTCCTACAGCATCTGAGACACCACAAGCCAGTAAATCCATTGGGTTTCTATCTCCCCAAAGCCTGCACTAACAGGAGCGTTGTGCAATCTGCATCTCTTTTTTAGGGTTTTCCAATAACCATGGCATGACAACAATTAACATCTAATTGGACATTTTTTGTGCATGATGCCAACCTAAGGTGTCTGCCAGCCTGTGGTGCCTACCAACCGAGGCAAATACACTGGAACTAGAAGGAAGGAACAGTAGCTGCACGCATCTCCACTGAATCCATTCAATCTTATCTTTGCTGAATCTGTTAAGATGAATCTTGTCCAGGTTGCTTGGTCATGCTGGGCAAtgcaatttattgttctcatcacAGAAATTCTGGGTATCTCAGACATCTGAGTGTGCTGTCCAAGTTATTAAGTTGATAGACATTGTCCTcctaaataatatcttcatcatcGATCATTTTATTAGTGCAGAAAAGTTATGTAGCCAGATACGAGGATGAGTGCAAAAGAATTCAGTTGGGTGAGGATAAAAGGATCCATTTTCATATGAttacatttattttcatattGTTATAATTTACAAGCATCTAATCTGGCTAGGAATCTAGCTATTCATAATATATGTCGGTGAGAGAAATAGTGAAGTTTGAGAAGCTACTTAGCATCAAATAGAGAGACAACGGCCCTTTAATATTTGCCTCCTTGATAATCTATTTTCCATTCTTGCATATGCATTTTTTTCGATAATTTCTCTTCCTTGTCTTAAATATACTCTATTTACCTGCAGTCCTTtttctctctatcttaactacctaCTGTTGAAGAAACAAGAACTGTAAATCACATGTTATCTATTTATAATATGGATCTAAGATTGTCTATATATCTAATTAACACAGAAGCTGATTGATTACAACCTACAGCCCTATGTATAACCTTTTTGTTCACCATGACTGTACAATTAGAATTTGAGAAACCTAATGCAAATTTCACTATAACAAGTTCATTGAATCTTTTGCCCTCAGAGCATTTCCTTGAAATGTATGACAAACTGGATCTCGTGCTTCTTTCCATGTTGTTATAAATCTCCTTTGCCTAAGATATAACCGATTATTTAATTTGCATCACACGAACAAGAAAAATGAACAAACCGTGGACACTCGGAATCATGTTCCACTGATGCAGATGGGAACAGCAGTCGAAAACATTTCAAATTTGTTCATAATCACCATAGGATTTATTTAGTGTCCAGTGACTGTGCATGGCTTGTTTCACATCTTTTTATTGTGCATTATGTTCTGATATCTTGAAAATTTGTCTTTGGCATTGATAGTGTTCCTTTACGTCATGGCAGAGGGAGTCCGCACGGCTTGATTCAGTCACGGGTACGCAAGATCATCCACGTCAGCGCTCGGGCGGCGGGGATCATCGTCTGGTGAGGTCAGGCTCGGGCTCTGGCTTCAAGGCCTGGAAACTCCCCTTGGCTGGCCGCCTCCCACTCTATCATTGGTCCTTGCACACGGGTCAGGGTTGGAAAGGGGGCTCCCGACTTCGACCCCTCCGAAGATTTTGTTAGAACTGGGTGGAAAATGAGCTAAGAACCACTTGTCGCCGGCCTCGTGATGGG contains the following coding sequences:
- the LOC103973777 gene encoding chitinase-like protein 1; the protein is MAKFSACLAVLMVIAVAVTAVEASKSKHKACDKGWECSGSIYCCNETISEYFVVYQFENLFSKRNAPVAHAVGFWDYQSFIIAASVYEPLGFGTAGDKQTKMKEVAAFLGHVGSKTSCGYGVATGGPFAWGLCYNHEMSPSQDYCDPNYLYPCTEGVQYYGRGALPVYWNYNYGLIGEALKVDLLNHPEYLEQNATLAFQAAIWRWMTPMKKKQPSAHDVFVGNWKPTKNDTLSKRLPGFGLTMNILYGDIICGQGYIDPMNNIISHYQYYLDLMGIGRQFSGDNLDCAEQVVFNPSYKPATS